The following nucleotide sequence is from Populus nigra chromosome 15, ddPopNigr1.1, whole genome shotgun sequence.
GAAACTGAAGAAAAGGAGGAGGCTTGTCTTGTAATGGCTCGTGATACGTTTTTGGAGTGTTGTTCATGCTCACACTTCTGACCAAAGTGAGATGTTTATAATTGGAACAAACTGCGGGGTCGTTGTAGGGTCCATCTCTTGTGAACTTGCCCTTTCAACCACCTCTCAATCAAACACCccaaaatggtaaaaaaaaaaaaaacagaaaaaaaagtgttaCTGATTACAATGATCTTAAACCCAAATTCGATCTGATGTCAGTTggggtttttaaaataaaaaaaaattaatatgggtGTTAATGATAATTCATTTTAGGAATTatattaagtattttaaaaaataaaataatgtgaattctaaaaaaaagttagacaGGTTGATTGGTAGGattttatgataaatattttttttttatgatattgatGCTATAACTACAGTATATTTACATTATATTTctcttttatgttattaatattcagtaattaattatagtttgagaaacataaaattatagtttgagTAATTAAAATTTCCAAGATGGCAATTTAATCCCTCATTTATTTTTACTGTTCCTAACAGTAACCCTAATTTGCTAACCATTCCTTTTCAAATGTTCtctttctatataaatatattagggCAAGCAGACTCCTAAGTCCTAACTATAAACAAAATGGGCCAATGGGCCATGAATTACTCTTTCCATAAGCCACCAACCCAACATTACTTTATAAAATAGTTGACCATCTACAAGTTGAGATTTTCAGTCCACACAAAACTATGCAAGCTCACTCATAGCTTATACAATATAATTAGGGCTCAGATCACATCACTATATATATTCCAAGCCCAATCACTTCATGTAAACTAGCTAATTGCCTTCAAAAGGACTTTCTAAAAGCTCTGCTACGTACTGGATATGTAGTTAATTACTAGCTAGGATAGCTTCCAAGCTTTACCACCATTGATGCTGAATTTCTTAAGCCTTCCGAAGAACATTACTAAGATGAGGATAAATTTTCCCATGTTACTCCACCTTCCAACAAATCCAAACCATGCATCCTTGCACGAGCTATCAGGTTCAAGTTGTCGTTTGCAGCTATAGCCAGTTGAGAACCCGACATTTCCGTATGCACTacaaaatgattgatttttcaatatggggttagttaaataaattatgcaCGCAGGCAGTCAATCATAGATTTTgattacataataaaaataaatgatttggaCAGTCGTTCTCTGTGATAAGAATTTATGATACCTTACGACTTCTATGGTGATATTGAGTACGTTGAAGTTGAGGGGGTCTTTCTTCAACTTCTCTCTCTCTGAGACGCAAATGAGAATCACAAAGATGGCTAAGGTAGATAAAGGTGAGAACAACAGGCACTGAACCAAAGACTTCCTTTGGTTTTTGCATTTTTGGCCAGCTTCTGAATCAACCTCTTCCTGTTGCTTTTTCGGCATAAATGAAGTGTATGGTGGGAGATACCTGCAAACAtagaaatcaatataaaaataaaaataaatccaagatTACAATGATTTCAATATAGTTATAAGACTTCATAATTAGATTGTGCTTTATATATTCAGTCAACCTTAGTGGTTAAGCATCAAATTATCCAAAGAAGCAGGGGTCAAAGCCAGCACTCGacctcattattttttctttccttttaaagACAACTTGgaacttttttctttgaatttaaatatatatatattcttgaagAAGCTAAGACTTTTAGAAGAAATGAAATATCAGAGATGATTTTATTCCAATTGAAACGAATTTGAGCTTGAAAGGGGCAATGCGTCATACAGCAACAACGAGAATCAAATATATGCATGTAATATACTTTTGATAAGCTTCTAGTAGTACTGTTCAATGCATGATTAATAGATTTGATTCTGTTTGCAttgtcaaaataatatattttgcattgttttttaatttcaaagtaAGTGATCTTTTAATTAGAGATCCACTTCTTGGTTGTTTATCATatctaaactaattaattaactaattaaggTCTGTAGTGCTTTTGggacaatattaaattaaataggcTTTATGCTCCATCCACTTTCAATGGATTAATCCACATACACGcattatatatagatagatagcCATGcacgataaaataaaaaacaggaagagaaaaaaataatatatatatatattaaggagagagagagttaaCTATATATCTGCTGCATGGCCAAACACAAAATGATCAGAGAAACAAACCCAAAatctaataaatacaaaataaaaataataataaaaatgggagGCTCAactaatataaaacttaaatattttttaaaaaaatcaaaggtcaacttaatattaaactCAGTGCTATACAATGACCAGGCAAAATGGGAAGCTCAACTAGAAAAGTCATAATTATATATGGTCACGATCTAATTCTCCATGCATACATGATATCCATTTGGCGTAGAGAAAGGAGTTAATGGACGGGGTATGAGATTCCCCCACCATTGTTGCTGTGGTTGGATTTGACAGGAATTTTCTTTTGAGATCGATACAATACTATTCGTTTGGGAATTGCAGGCCACATGACAGTGTAGTGCGTAGCTCATATTTTTTGTGGCCAGTATTATGATTCCCAgtatttcaaaaagaaaagtatgAGATAAGTCGTTTTTTTagtctcaatatatatattagctttAATGCATGTACTTCTTTCCTAATTTTGTTTTGGCTCAAATTCGTTATCATGCAACCTgggaaaaaaatcttgattttcttaGTAAGCTTAAAAGTTTGGTACTCGAGAATTGCAATTTTCGTTTCTCcctttgtttttctattgaaaaagaatttaattaaggATATATGGGTTGTGATCTTGAACGTTCAAAAAGtgaatttaaatatatcaagCTGATCATAGTaagtttgaaatatttaattttaaaggtataaagaaaaataatcagaGTGAGATTCTGTACAAATACAAAATTtgtaccaaaaacaaaaatccattcATAAGATTTAGTGCATGGACTTtccataattaaataaatatatcatgcatagatatatacatgtaaaataagaaagaaagactTACATCATAACCACGAAGAGCACCAAGATTGCTGGAGAGATGATGGAGAGATCGACAATAGATTCACCGGTATGCCTTGAATTTACAACCTGAAACAATGCACCCATCAACTTCTGATAGGGATTCAGACCATCCATAGCTCCTGAATTCCACTCCATGGAGCAAAAGAGTATGAACTGCACCAGTATAAACCCCGAGACTGTGATAGCGAGAAGGCACGAATGAGAAAAGGATAGCAAATGGCCATAGCCCATCTCTCTAGTATTCATCAGAATGTATCTGAACTCCACTTTCCTTGtgattttctccaaaatccAGATCAGAAATCTCAGGCAAGATGGGTATAATGTGTTTCCAAGAAGAATTTGAGGGATGAGAATGAGTAGGAGACCTGAATTCTTCTTGAAAGCTACCATGTTCTCATTTGTAGGCACAAAACCACAGTTGGAAAAGGTAGAGACTGTGGTGAACACAGAAAATGTCTGAATCTTAATTCCTTTACTGCCCAGGACTTGTCTTGCACTAGGAACAAGGCTTGTATACATAGCAACTAAACTAGAACCAGTTATGTGAACAACTGAAAAATAGCCCAAAGCCACACAAGCAAGGCTCTTAAGTGAGTTCAACTTGAGACTGTGATCATTGTCTAAAGAGTTGAGATTAGATTCCAGGTCTACATTGGTTGGTTTCTCAATCTCTAGCCCTGGAAAGTTGGTACTTTTTGGAGGATTGTGGTAAACagaagagactctactttccttgGTTTCATGTTTAGAGAATTTGAACCTTGACAGATAAAGTCCAAGGATGGAAGTGAAGACCTCTCCACCCAATAACATCAAAATGGTCATGATGATAAGTTGTGTGTTAGAGAAGACCTCCATTTCCACCGATGACATGCTTGAAACTGTTGCCGAAGAAACAGAAGTAAAGAAGATGTCAAGGCTTGCAGGTCTTAATGAGCCTGGTCTTggctttgaaaccttcaaagcCATATGTCCAGCCAAGGAAAGGATTACAAAATAAGCAAGCTGAACCCAAAAAGGGTGTATTTGAAAGACTAATACACGAAGGAAGGACCGGATTGAACACATGGAAGATTTATGGAAGCAACTTACTTTGTTGCAAAAGAAATTACAAGGGTGCTCCAATTTCTTACCAAAACAAGCAAAGCTCTTCATCTTTACcaacaagaaattaatttgCACCTCAATGGGATATGATGTTTATAAAAGAGCAATACGGACCCTCCTGAGCGAGCTAGCTAGCTATTCGATAGAACTCCAACTCTAGTTGGAATTCACTGTGAATGAGTGGCTGCTAACCATGCAAGCTTAGTGgaataatagaaaaagaaatcaaaggggTAGAAATGCTAGTTTATAGTATTTGGCAACTGTTTAGCGTAGGTTAGGTATGTGTAGAGAACTTTCTGGCAAAACcagaatatatatatgcagTATCGGAATAGAAAGTtgattctaaacaaaaaaatttcttttagcTTCAATTACAAGGTTTGAATCACGTGAGTGATACTTTAATGAGATGACATTATTGATGTTTTAAAGAAATGACATATGAAAATTATTGAACTTTTAATCTTTATGCgcatatataatttaacattttaaagaTGTTAATGAAAGTATCAGAATAGAAAAGCGAGTCTAAACAAAACTTTTCGTTTAGCTTGAATTATAAGGTCTGAATTAAGTAAGTAATGCTTTAATTATGAGATGACATTATTGATATTGTAATGAAATTACATATATGAGAATTATTTAACTTCTAATCTCTATGCCCTGCAGTAACaatttcttcattaattgtGCACATGTATGCATACCACACGTACAACAAAGGAATACAAGTGTAGGAAACTGTTCAGATTTCAGACGGAATTTTGTATATATGCCCTGTAACAGCAATAATTCATTTGATCTAGAATAATATTGTGCCTTTGtcctgttttgttttattttatttttcgaaAGAAAACATACATAGTTCAGCTTGTAAAAAGAGATGGAAGTCCAGGATAAGGTTACACATCAAATAATGCATGCGTTGTGATGGACACTTCGACGTGACTCTAATGCGCTGATTCGATTAGATATGTAGTTTGTTTTGTATAATATTAGACAGGGTCAAGCTGATCAGCAACTTCAGTCATGATGGGCTTAACCTAATCCCAAAATTATTATATGAAATAATATCCACAAACATTTTTCTCTACCATGTCCGTAGTACCACATGTTCATCTCTGTGTGTTTATTGTCTAGCATTGAGCGTTTGGGTTGCTTGACAACTTGATGTtggattttgatgaaattatggAAATTTTAGATTGTATTGAGTTTTTTCACATCTGTGATTTTTTGTTAGTGGGGTAATTGGGCTGGGACTAGTAGATGAGCTAATGTTATAATTAACTAGATCAATACCTAGAGCGAGTTGACAGGATAACATCCACATTcatctaaaaaacaatttttttttaattaaaatagggACCATACAATACTTAAATCAGTGGATATAGGAGAAAAGGTAATGTATATAATGTCAAATGATATCAAGTAAGGAAACAAGTTTTATAAACCAAGAAACACGGTATAAAAGACACCAGAAAAGTATTGACAAAGGGAaagaattttgataattttattgcgTAAAACAACAATTACAAGGAATTAATAGGAAACAAATAGCCAAAACCAATGACATTTGAACTTAACTTAGCTGAACTAAAACCAATGACATTTGTCTGCTGCATGGTGTTTCTATTGCCAGGTAACATTGAAATTGCATCAGTATAAGAAAGAGAAAGATGGTGGGTAGCATGAGCTTTAGGTGCATGAGAGTGTGAGGAGGTGAGTAAGAGTTGCTTTGTGCGTGGAGGACTCCTATGTTTTTGCCATGTTCACTTACCTAGTGACCCAAAAAATTTATATACCAAGAGAGTGAGGAGCAGTGGGTGTTATGTGTGGAGTTTTATGTTGTTGTTATATTCATTTACATAGTAATTTGAGGTATTTATATACCTCGATCATGTGAGCATTCTTGATGGAGAGTACAAAAATTCTTGTGGCCATATGAGTCACAACATGATTCTTCTCTCTATGGGTATAATCAAAACACACAAAATGAAGTTTATTGCATGTATTGAAAATATCATTGAATTCTGTTTAAGGCcatataacatatatt
It contains:
- the LOC133674357 gene encoding sodium transporter HKT1; this translates as MKSFACFGKKLEHPCNFFCNKVSCFHKSSMCSIRSFLRVLVFQIHPFWVQLAYFVILSLAGHMALKVSKPRPGSLRPASLDIFFTSVSSATVSSMSSVEMEVFSNTQLIIMTILMLLGGEVFTSILGLYLSRFKFSKHETKESRVSSVYHNPPKSTNFPGLEIEKPTNVDLESNLNSLDNDHSLKLNSLKSLACVALGYFSVVHITGSSLVAMYTSLVPSARQVLGSKGIKIQTFSVFTTVSTFSNCGFVPTNENMVAFKKNSGLLLILIPQILLGNTLYPSCLRFLIWILEKITRKVEFRYILMNTREMGYGHLLSFSHSCLLAITVSGFILVQFILFCSMEWNSGAMDGLNPYQKLMGALFQVVNSRHTGESIVDLSIISPAILVLFVVMMYLPPYTSFMPKKQQEEVDSEAGQKCKNQRKSLVQCLLFSPLSTLAIFVILICVSEREKLKKDPLNFNVLNITIEVVSAYGNVGFSTGYSCKRQLEPDSSCKDAWFGFVGRWSNMGKFILILVMFFGRLKKFSINGGKAWKLS